The Dehalobacter sp. genome contains the following window.
ATACTTATGTCTCATGAAGAATGTTATGTTCCTATTTTAAAATGGAAGGCAGGAGAAAAGTCTGCTTTACAGCATCTTACCGAAGATCAAAAATCAAAAATTATACCTATTATTGAATTTACAGAGTACCAAGAACCCAAAACTGTGTTAGATGATTTCAAAAAGTGGTATAACCATCCAATATATATCGATACAATCCGTATTGACGAAGGAACAGGAGAATATTTAACCGCACTAATTAACCTTTCAGGCGAAAATAATGAAATTTTTCCTGTACTATATTTTGATAATTTTCCTGAATTGGCTGATGAGCTCTATAGAACAACTAAAAGATTCCTTATCAGAATACCAGTTCCTGAAGATGTGGATGGGGCAGATTATTCAACTATCTTTAGTTGCATAACCGATTGGCATACCGGAAAAGAAGTGTCGCTAGATATAATCCTAGATCTTGGTGTGGTAGAAAGCAAAAAGGACGCTAACTTACTTTATGCAGAATTAAAAAACGTACTTAACATTTATGTCAAAAAAAATAAATCATTTAATAAAGTAATTATTGCAGCAACCTCATTTCCGGAAGATCTTTCTTGCATAAGTGCTGGTGAAAGTATATTTTTTGATAGGTATGACATTGTTATCTTTGAGAAAATTTTCAGCCAACCAAATTTAGCATCAATCAAAAACCGGTTAGTCTTCTCCGATTATGGCGTATCAAAATTTACAGAAACCGAGCTCGACTTTTCAAAACTTAAATATGGAGTTTTACCTAAATCAAAATACACAACACCCAAAAAATATTGGGTGCTTAAGGGAGCAAAAGATCATTTTACAAAAACATGGATTAAGGACCATAAGGATATTGCCTTAGAAATACTAAATTCCCGTTATTTCTATGGAGAAGATTTCTCATTTGGTGATTTAGAAATAAAAGAAAGAGCAATGAGTTTAAACGGAAAAGGTCCCGGAAATCACACTAATTGGGTCACAATTGATACAAATCATCATATATCTGTCGTAATTGAAGAGCTTTCCAAGATTTACGGTTCTTGAGTTTACTCCTCACAAATGCTGAAACCTCTGGAAGTTTAATATTATTTTCAACTATCTTTCCCAGCTCGTATCTCGTTTTTGTTTTAACTCCTTTTGATATTCCATTAAACTTCAATAGCTCAAGGAGTTCATCTTTCCATAAAAGCTGGGAGAGATAAATTATTTCAATTTCCTCATTTTCCTGAGGAGCTCTTTGCTGGTTGATGTACACACTTTCATTACTTTTGGCAACGCTATCTAAACCCCACCATTCCGGTATTATGTCAATTGCTTTGGAAAAATGTTTTTCCGAAGTTACTAAAGTTACAGTATCAAACATTTTATTGTAATACTCTACCTGAGTAGACAATCTTTCAAGGTTATCTTGCTCGCTTTTTATCTCAAAACCATGTATTTTACCATTAATAACAGCAATATCGACTCTGGCGCAACCAAAGCAAATATCCATTTCATGAACAACTATTGAAGTCGGATCTGCAATAAATTCTTGCTGTTTAGATATTTTATTAATTAAAACATTTCTTATATCTTTATCATAGACTTTCATTAAAACCACCTCAAATAATACAAAAACCCCTACGAAAGTATGTTTAAACGCTGCTACCAACAGACTTAACAACAATTTTTATAATTATGTGTTTTTTTACATTAAATATTACGTAGAACATTCTACATATATACATGAAACCCTTTAAGATAATTAAAAAAATAGATAATATTTACAATAAGCCCAAGCCAGGCTTGTCTTTGAGGTGACAGCATGAACTTCCAGGCCACCAAGGTAGATTAAAGGGCTTGACTGCCAGGTATAACCAGTTTAATATTTACATATAGCGTCCCTTTAGCGGACCGATATTAAGCTTCAGCGTCCCCAGCGGACCAGCAAGCCCCTGTTTAACAGGCTTGCTGGCCTTTTGTTTTAATGCGGCAGAACTTACACGAAGGAGGGTTTACCCTGGAAACAACCTGTGCTATATACATAAGAATTTCGACGGACGAGGACCTGCAAAAGTGGTCCCTGGCCGGCCAGCGCGAAGAACTGACACGCTTTGCAGAAAAGCGCGGGTGGAAAATCTTCAATGAGTATAAGGACGAGATCACCGGCAGCGCTGCGAAGCGGCCGGGTCTGGACGAGCTCCGGAACGACATGGCGGCCGGCTGCTTTACCGTCATTCTGGTTGTTGACCAGGACCGGATTTCCCGGATGGAAACAATCGACTGGGAGTTTTTTAAGAAGGAGCTTCGTGAATGCGGCGTCAAAATAGTCACGCCGGCGCAGGAAATAGATTTCGAGGACGAGGA
Protein-coding sequences here:
- a CDS encoding beta family protein — encoded protein: MSHEECYVPILKWKAGEKSALQHLTEDQKSKIIPIIEFTEYQEPKTVLDDFKKWYNHPIYIDTIRIDEGTGEYLTALINLSGENNEIFPVLYFDNFPELADELYRTTKRFLIRIPVPEDVDGADYSTIFSCITDWHTGKEVSLDIILDLGVVESKKDANLLYAELKNVLNIYVKKNKSFNKVIIAATSFPEDLSCISAGESIFFDRYDIVIFEKIFSQPNLASIKNRLVFSDYGVSKFTETELDFSKLKYGVLPKSKYTTPKKYWVLKGAKDHFTKTWIKDHKDIALEILNSRYFYGEDFSFGDLEIKERAMSLNGKGPGNHTNWVTIDTNHHISVVIEELSKIYGS
- a CDS encoding sce7726 family protein is translated as MKVYDKDIRNVLINKISKQQEFIADPTSIVVHEMDICFGCARVDIAVINGKIHGFEIKSEQDNLERLSTQVEYYNKMFDTVTLVTSEKHFSKAIDIIPEWWGLDSVAKSNESVYINQQRAPQENEEIEIIYLSQLLWKDELLELLKFNGISKGVKTKTRYELGKIVENNIKLPEVSAFVRSKLKNRKSWKALQLRQIYDDLYQL